Part of the Tenacibaculum sp. SZ-18 genome, TTAAATCCTTTTGGTTTTTTATTAGTGTATGTTCTTATAACTTTCGAGTTTTGTAAAACTTCTAATTTTAAATCTAAAGTATCAGCATTTTTATCTAAATAATAATCGAATGTAACTCCACTTTTCGGATTCTGTCCTTGTCCAACAGCTTTTGAAACTCCTCCGAATATTCTATAACTATCTTTCGGTTTAAAAATCTCAACTGATTTTCTTTCTTTCGTCATATTCTGCAACACGCCTAAATCGTCTAAAATCCAAAATCCTCTTCCAGATGTTGCTGCCACTAAATCATTATCTTGAATGGTAAGATCGTTAATAGTAACAATTGGTAAATTCAAATGTAATCGTTGCCAATTTTTTCCATCATCATTTGAAATATATAAACCAGTTTCGGTTCCTGCATATAATAATCCTTTTCGCTTTTTATCAGCACGAACAACTCTTACAAAGCCATTTGGATCATCTAATCCATTTACAATTTTAGTCCAAGATTTTCCGTAATTATTAGTTTTAAAAACATAAGAATTTAAATCTAAAGTCTTGTATCTCATTACAACTACATAAGCAACGGCAGGATTATGTTCAGAGATATCAATGCTATTTATAATTCCGTCCTTAATTTCTTTCGGAGTAATATTTTCCCAATTGGCTCCTCCATTTCTTGTAATATGTAAAAGTCCATCATCACTTCCTGCGTATAAAACACCTTCTTCATGTTGAGATTCAACTAATGCAGTTAGTGTATTATAATTTTCTCCACCAGCTGCTTCGTTAGTGAAAGGTCCACCACCTGGGCCATGTTTATCTTTTTCATTTTTAGTTAAGTCAGGACTCACAGTTGTCCAATTGATTCCACCATCAGTAGTTTTAAAAACAACATTTCCTCCGTGATAAATTGTTTTTCTATTATGTGGAGATGAAATAATTGGAGCATTCCAATTATAACGATATTTAGAATCTTTAGGAGCAATACTTAATCCTAATTCTGGATATTCTTTTATGGCTTTTTGTTCTCTTGAAGCCTTAGTCCATTTGCTTATATTTCCTTGATATGTTCCACCGTAAACAGTTTCAGGATTATTTGGATCAAAAGCAATAAATGCACTTTCTCCACCAGCAACAGAATACCAATCTTTCCAATCAATTCCTCCATCATTAGTTCTACTTGCAATGGTGATTGCAGAATTATCTTGTTGTCCGCCATATACATTATACGGAACTAAATTGTCTGTAATGACTCTGTAGAATTGAGCAGTAGATTGATTTTGCTGAGTACTCCAGCTTTTTCCCCCGTTGAAAGAAATATTTGCACCACCATCATTTGAATTGATGAGGTTTGAATTGTCGTAAGGATTAATCCATAAATGATGGTTATCCCCGTGAGGAACAGGAATATTTGAAAATGTTTTTCCGCCGTCAATGGATTTCATTACTGGAGCATTTAAAACATAAACAATATTTTCATTTTGTGGATCGGCAAAAATCTCCATATAATACCAAGATCTGGCTATATTAACACGATTACCATTTACTTGTCTCCATTTTTTTCCTCCATCATCTGATCGATACACTCCACCTTTTTTACCTTCTGCCTCAATAACAGCAAAAACTCTTTCTGGGTTTACTCGAGAAACAGAAATTCCTGATTTTCCAAATTCTTTTGGTAATCCAGTAGCTAGTTTGGTCCAAGTTTCACCGGCATCAATTGATTTATAGAGAGCAGAATGTTTTCCGCCAGATTCTATAATCCAAGGATATCTTCTGTGTTCCCACATCGACGCATATAAAATCCTTGGATTCGTCATATCCATTGATAAGGAAGACGCACCTGTTGTAGTATTTGTATATAAAATTCTTTCCCAAGTTTTTCCTCCGTCGATTGTTTTATAAATACCTCTTTCTTCTGTCGGTGCATATTGAGCTCCTTGAGCAGCGACATATATAATATCCGGATTTTTTGGATGAATAATTACATCAGAAATATGTCTGGTTTTTTCTAATCCTAAATGAGTCCAAGTTTTTCCTGCATCCATTGATTTATAAACTCCATTTCCCATAGATGTCATAACACCTCGAGCAGCGTGTTCTCCCATTCCAACAAGTACAATATTAGTATCACTTTCTGAAACCGCAATTGCTCCAACTGATCCTGTTTTAAAGAATTTATCAGAAATATTTTTCCAGGTAATTCCAGCATCAGTTGTTTTATAAACTCCACCACCAGTAGAACCCATATAATAGGTAAGTGGCTGTCCAATAACTCCAGAAGAAGCAACACTTCGTCCTCCTCTAAATGGACCAATATTTCTCCATTTTAATCCGTGGAATAGAGAATCTGTAAGTTGAATTTCAGGTTGGTTGTTTTTCTTTTTTCTTTTTTGAGCTTCAGAATTGAAAGGAAGTATTAAAAGACAAACGAGTATAATTTGAAGGGTTTTCATGTAATAATTATTATCTGGTTGGTTGAATTATTGGTAGCTACAAAATCAATGCATATACCACTGTGAATTTAACCTAAATATTCACATGAAACAAAGAAAAGGGATGTGTTGGGTTTTATTTATACTTGGTTCCTATAAATTATTGTAATTTTTTAATTCTGACAATAGGACCCGGGCATAACGATTGATGGCAAGCCAAGCAATTGTTTACCATGTTTTTATAGTTTTTTGCTGTTTGATTTGTGTTTGAAGATTTTAAGTTTTTTATGCTTTGTAAGTATGAAGTGGCGAAAGCTTTGAATTCAGAAGAAGCAGCCTTTTCAGGTTCTGTTGCGATAGCACTAAAAATCTTTTCATGATCAAGGTTGATTTCTATTGGCTCGTTATTTTGAATATGTTTTTTGTTAATCATTGCTTCATCATAAATTTCTCTCATTAATAAAGCAAGTTCGCTATCTTGATTAACTACATTCTGAGAGTTTTCTTTGAGTAAGTTATTTTTTTGATTTTGAGTGCAAGATAAAAATGAAAATGGGATAAGTAGAAAGTAAAATTTCTTCATTTTTTATATTGTTGTTTCTTTTAATGATAAGTTGAATTCCATTATATTTTTTTGAACATACCATATTTTAATATGCAGTAAATAGCTTTTACACCATCTTTCCATCCAATTTTTTTACCTTCATCATATTTTCTTCCATAATAAGAAATTTCAACTTCCTTCAATCTTAAATTTTTAATTCGAGAAAGTTTAGCTGTTACCTCTGGTTCAAATCCGAAACGTTTTTCGGTTAATGGAATAGATTGAATAATGTCTGTCTTTAATAATTTGTAACATGTTTCCATGTCTGTTAATTTCAAATTGGAAAATAGGTTGGATAAGAAGGTTAGAAATTTATTAGCAAAATGATGTGTAAAATAGGATTTTTGATGAGGTAGATTTCCCAAAAATCGTGAGCCATATACAATATCAGCTTCTTCGTTTAGAATGGGTTGTAACAGTTTATTGTATTCATTTGGATCATATTCTAAATCAGCATCCTGAATAATTAAATATTCTCCAGAAGCATGAGATATTCCTTCGTGTATGGCACCACCTTTCCCAATGTTTTTTTTCATTGGAAAAAACTTTACATCTAAATCAGGACTGTCAGATATAAATTCTTTTACAATTGCAATTGAGTTATCTTTTGATCCATCATCGACAATTATAAATTCTTTTTGAATATTATTGATTAACTCAACGTTCTTTACCTTAGTAAGAAGTTTTAACAAGGTGTTTTCTTCGTTATATACAGGGATTAAGATTGAAAGTTTATTGATTAACATTTACAGAGTCTACTTTTATATTATTTTCATATCTGGATTTCTCTATGATTTGTCCAGCTTTATTTTTCTTTATTACTTCTCCATTTAGTTTTCCATTGGTCCAAGCACCATAAAGAATTTCTCCATTTTTGAAGCTTAGCTCTCCATCACCATGACGAAGATTATTTTTCCATTGTCCAGCGTATTTTTGACCATCCTCCCAAGTATATGTTCCATAACCATTTCTTTTTTCATTTTTCCAATCGCCCCAATAACCTAATTCGGAATTAAATTTCATTAAATATGTATTGGGATTTGAAAGTTGTTTAATGATTTTAAACTTTTGGGGATACCGATCAATCGCTGGAAGTAAATATTTTGAAGTTGAAGAATACCCTAATTGTTCGAGGACAACATAATCGACATTTTTATTTTTAAGGTATTCTATTTGTTTTTCTCTGTTTGTCGTATTGAGATAGCCAGTTACATGTTTCCTAGAAAATAAATAAAATAATGCGCCTTTACGGGAACATGTTACGGAGTTTTGTGAAGAATTATTTTTGATCCATTTAGCGAATTCAAAATAATTGGTATAATTATTAGCGTAACCCGATTTTGCTTTTTTATTGAGCTTTTGAATGGAGCTATAACCATAAAATGACAGCCAAGCGATTAATAAAAAACACATAGTTAAGTTTTGAATTAATTTTCTCTTTGAGGAATTCACTTTTTTTAAAATGAGTTTAATCATATGAAATATCCCATAAGCAAATAAGAAAATCAAAAAAGGAACTAAAGGAAGTAAAAATCGTGTTCCATACCAAACATATGGCCATAGCATGAGTATTCCAAAAAATGAGAAAATATAAATAATAACTAGGTTTCTGTGTTTGGTAAGTTTACATAAACCCAATAAAATAAAGGCAATACAAGTTACACCTATAATCCATTCTTGAATATTAGAAGAATCGACATACAATACCTCTTTGGTGTGAGTTAATGCAGATGGAATTTCTTTCGTAATATACCTGTGAATATTAATGATTATTCTTTCAAGAATATCATAAAAATTTATGGTTCCTAACTCTGGTTGATAAGGGTTTTTTAAAAAGAATTGGCTCGTGTAGGAATTATGTGAGCTTTTATTTCTTAAAAACCAAGGTAAATAAAGAAGCGTAAAGCTTAAAACTGTAACCAAACTATATTTCCACTTTTTTTGAATAATCAGAACAAAAGTAAAACTCAATAAAAGAGCTATTCCAATTGTTCTTATGTAAAATGAAAATACCAAACAGCCTAGAAACAGTAAGAATGTATAGTTTCTTAAAATGTATTTTTCAAAATCAATTTTTATAAATAAGAATAATGATAAAAGTGAAAAGAAAGTAAAAGGAATTTCACTCATCATTATTGTTGAGTATTGTAGTAAATGATAATTGAATAGGACAATTAGGCTACTTATCCATGCAATGAAATTATTATTTGTAAAACTAATTATAAGGAAAAACAGGACGTAAATACTACCAAGAAAGAACAAACCATTGGTGATTTTAATTACTGAAATCCGATTTGAAAAAGTTTTAATTGTAGCAGCGATAATCGTGGGATAACCAGGAGGAAAATGAAAGTGTTCTGATTTCGATTTATTATGAATGTTTTTGTACCCTTCTCCATCCGCAATCGAATTACCTAGAATATAGTAGCTTGCGTTATCTCCACCTAAGCTAATTTTACTGTCAAAAATAGAATTGTATACGGTTGAAAAACAAAAAAGTAAAGAAAGTAAGTAAATATAATTATGATACTTTTTATACTTACTAATTAAATTCCTCATGGTTTTGAAACACTATCAGTTTGTTGTGATAAATGTAATCAATATAATTTCAATTAGAAATAATTTAAAAATAGACCATTGGTAGCGTTGTTATTTTTATTAAAAAAAGTTAAACTAAAATAAATACTATTATTGTCAGGCAAAAAATCTACTCAATTTGTAAAATTACAATACAAGAAAATTTCAAATAGAAATTTATGGATTTAAAAAAATCTTTGATAGATAATAGTCATTATTTTATTTAAAAAGTAGAGAACTACGTATCGAATTGTTTTTAGTGAAAGAGGATTTATTTCTATGCACTTGTTATTACCTCATAATCCTATTCATATTTACACCTGGATAAAACCAGAAAAGCTCATCGATATATCAATGAGCT contains:
- a CDS encoding VPS10 domain-containing protein, translating into MKTLQIILVCLLILPFNSEAQKRKKKNNQPEIQLTDSLFHGLKWRNIGPFRGGRSVASSGVIGQPLTYYMGSTGGGVYKTTDAGITWKNISDKFFKTGSVGAIAVSESDTNIVLVGMGEHAARGVMTSMGNGVYKSMDAGKTWTHLGLEKTRHISDVIIHPKNPDIIYVAAQGAQYAPTEERGIYKTIDGGKTWERILYTNTTTGASSLSMDMTNPRILYASMWEHRRYPWIIESGGKHSALYKSIDAGETWTKLATGLPKEFGKSGISVSRVNPERVFAVIEAEGKKGGVYRSDDGGKKWRQVNGNRVNIARSWYYMEIFADPQNENIVYVLNAPVMKSIDGGKTFSNIPVPHGDNHHLWINPYDNSNLINSNDGGANISFNGGKSWSTQQNQSTAQFYRVITDNLVPYNVYGGQQDNSAITIASRTNDGGIDWKDWYSVAGGESAFIAFDPNNPETVYGGTYQGNISKWTKASREQKAIKEYPELGLSIAPKDSKYRYNWNAPIISSPHNRKTIYHGGNVVFKTTDGGINWTTVSPDLTKNEKDKHGPGGGPFTNEAAGGENYNTLTALVESQHEEGVLYAGSDDGLLHITRNGGANWENITPKEIKDGIINSIDISEHNPAVAYVVVMRYKTLDLNSYVFKTNNYGKSWTKIVNGLDDPNGFVRVVRADKKRKGLLYAGTETGLYISNDDGKNWQRLHLNLPIVTINDLTIQDNDLVAATSGRGFWILDDLGVLQNMTKERKSVEIFKPKDSYRIFGGVSKAVGQGQNPKSGVTFDYYLDKNADTLDLKLEVLQNSKVIRTYTNKKPKGFKSWPGGPSKPQILPSKKGYNRFTWDFNREAIPAIDKVFVFGGLSGSSVAPGNYTLRLTLDGTTAETQAKILPNPAIKSTPQDFREQQNMLVQIEATLKDMHTSVNQMRSAKSQLNTYSKLLKGNDTAKKLLKTGDELKKRINSWEENLIQQKQKTFQDVINFNNKLNSQLIQLSSYIDQADPKVTRGAKERFQDLMQDWQVYKNERDAIINTEMNAYNELYKSLNIPALILDK
- a CDS encoding glycosyltransferase family 2 protein; the protein is MLINKLSILIPVYNEENTLLKLLTKVKNVELINNIQKEFIIVDDGSKDNSIAIVKEFISDSPDLDVKFFPMKKNIGKGGAIHEGISHASGEYLIIQDADLEYDPNEYNKLLQPILNEEADIVYGSRFLGNLPHQKSYFTHHFANKFLTFLSNLFSNLKLTDMETCYKLLKTDIIQSIPLTEKRFGFEPEVTAKLSRIKNLRLKEVEISYYGRKYDEGKKIGWKDGVKAIYCILKYGMFKKI
- a CDS encoding phospholipid carrier-dependent glycosyltransferase, with the protein product MRNLISKYKKYHNYIYLLSLLFCFSTVYNSIFDSKISLGGDNASYYILGNSIADGEGYKNIHNKSKSEHFHFPPGYPTIIAATIKTFSNRISVIKITNGLFFLGSIYVLFFLIISFTNNNFIAWISSLIVLFNYHLLQYSTIMMSEIPFTFFSLLSLFLFIKIDFEKYILRNYTFLLFLGCLVFSFYIRTIGIALLLSFTFVLIIQKKWKYSLVTVLSFTLLYLPWFLRNKSSHNSYTSQFFLKNPYQPELGTINFYDILERIIINIHRYITKEIPSALTHTKEVLYVDSSNIQEWIIGVTCIAFILLGLCKLTKHRNLVIIYIFSFFGILMLWPYVWYGTRFLLPLVPFLIFLFAYGIFHMIKLILKKVNSSKRKLIQNLTMCFLLIAWLSFYGYSSIQKLNKKAKSGYANNYTNYFEFAKWIKNNSSQNSVTCSRKGALFYLFSRKHVTGYLNTTNREKQIEYLKNKNVDYVVLEQLGYSSTSKYLLPAIDRYPQKFKIIKQLSNPNTYLMKFNSELGYWGDWKNEKRNGYGTYTWEDGQKYAGQWKNNLRHGDGELSFKNGEILYGAWTNGKLNGEVIKKNKAGQIIEKSRYENNIKVDSVNVNQ